One window of Quercus robur chromosome 5, dhQueRobu3.1, whole genome shotgun sequence genomic DNA carries:
- the LOC126726998 gene encoding 1-aminocyclopropane-1-carboxylate oxidase: protein METFPVIDLEKLNGEGRGEVMELIKDACENWGFFELVNHGISHDFMDSVEKLTKEHYRKCMEQRFKEMVESKGLEAVQSEINDLDWESTFFLRHLPVSNISEIPDLDEDYRKAMKEFAFQLEKLAEQLLDLLCENLGLEKGYLKKAFYGSKGPTFGTKVSNYPPCPKPDLIKGLRAHTDAGGIILLFQDDKVSGLQLLKDGKWIDVPPMRHSIVINIGDQLEVITNGKYKSVMHRVVVQPDGNRMSIASFYNPGSDAVIYPAPLLIEKEAEKGQVYPKFVFEDYMNLYAGLKFQAKEPRFEAMKAMESTINLGPIPTV, encoded by the exons atggaGACTTTCCCAGTTATTGACTTGGAGAAGCTAAATGGTGAAGGGAGAGGAGAAGTTATGGAACTGATAAAAGATGCTTGTGAGAACTGGGGCTTTTTTGAG TTGGTCAATCATGGCATTTCTCATGATTTCATGGACTCTGTGGAGAAGCTGACAAAGGAGCATTACAGGAAGTGTATGGAACAGAGGTTCAAGGAAATGGTGGAGAGTAAGGGCCTAGAAGCTGTTCAGTCTGAAATCAATGATTTGGACTGGGAAAGCACCTTTTTCTTGCGCCACCTTCCTGTCTCAAACATATCTGAAATCCCTGATCTTGATGAAGATTATAG GAAGGCAATGAAGGAATTTGCGTTTCAATTAGAGAAACTAGCTGAGCAACTCTTGGACTTGCTGTGTGAGAATCTTGGGTTGGAGAAAGGATACCTGAAAAAGGCCTTTTATGGGTCCAAGGGCCCAACTTTTGGCACCAAGGTTAGCAACTACCCTCCTTGCCCCAAGCCAGACCTGATCAAGGGCCTCCGGGCCCACACTGATGCAGGCGGCATCATCCTTCTCTTCCAAGATGACAAGGTCAGTGGCCTCCAACTCCTCAAGGATGGCAAATGGATTGATGTTCCCCCAATGCGCCACTCCATTGTGATCAACATTGGTGACCAACTTGAG GTCATTACCAATGGCAAATACAAGAGTGTGATGCACCGTGTGGTTGTTCAACCGGACGGTAACAGAATGTCCATTGCATCATTCTACAACCCAGGCAGTGATGCTGTGATCTATCCAGCACCGCTTTTGATTGAGAAAGAAGCTGAAAAAGGCCAAGTATACCCAAAGTTCGTGTTCGAAGACTACATGAATCTCTATGCTGGCCTGAAGTTCCAGGCCAAGGAACCAAGATTTGAAGCCATGAAGGCCATGGAATCCACCATTAATTTGGGTCCTATTCCCACCGTCTGA